A region of the Cucurbita pepo subsp. pepo cultivar mu-cu-16 chromosome LG14, ASM280686v2, whole genome shotgun sequence genome:
CAGAAGAAACCACGAGGAACTAAGAAGActgttaaagatcacgtatttgtttagaatgctgtcagttagtatctaattaaatctccgttaggagttagatctagttttttatttgatttagttttgatttgattagattttattttgatttgtttactcgtttgttaccagattttctgtagatttttaggtagattttctgaaTATCTTTTGTTATCTCTGTATAAATAtggagcattcttgctcttcataattcaatcttctcatcaatcattcaatcaatccctctttcactaacaaaGACAACAGAAACCAAAACCATTTATTCGTTCTGAAACTAAGGGTATTAAGTGAGgatttcattattaaaacaaaaacaaaaaaaacaatgcgaatcacatatttaaaaagtagTCAAACTTACTGTTTTCTGTGAAGGAACTAAAAACTCTGCAGACACTCAACTTTGGTTACACAAAGTCAATTTTCATGCAATCAAAAATCAATGCAATGTGACTTATAAACAGCCTTGCTAGCCAAGGGCTTGATTATGATGAAGGGGAATACAACCGGTGGTTTGTAAGGCTGGCTCTAAGTGTGGTGGTGGCAGAGGGCACCACTATCTGGTCCATCTAAGAACGGAATTCTATCACCTATTGTTAAATGAAATctgaaaaaactcaaaagaaagtACTATTAGGATCGTGAACTTACACCCCTCCCATTTCCCAAGAACAAAAGTTTCTGAACATAGCATTATCCTTCTCTCCTAACTCcctaaatataatataactcAGTTATGAGGAATGGGAGATAGAAAAGGCAAGTCCAGTACTCCATGTAATACCGTGTGGATGGAAGTGATTGAAGGTAAGTCCAGTGGGTATACCACCTGGCAAACTCTGGCAGTAATAGTGAATATAGTAAACAAGAGAAAGTTTCTCAAAATGTTGACAAGTAATATACTACCGGTAGTATGGATGCAGTTAGAGAAAGACACGATAAACAGTTAACTTAAACTGGGGTCTATTAGACTTCAAGCAATACTTCAACATCACAACTAAGTAAACAGACAAGCTATCCCTCTgccaaaatagaaaaatagggGGGGGGAAATAGTTACGCATGCAAACAAAAAACTAATTCATAGACATACCTCTTCTAGATTTTCCAGCACCATGATTTGCTCAATCTGTTCAGAAACCCTTTCCTGTAAAATGGTTCACAAAGTTAAATAACTCTATTCCTTCTAAAACTTATGATAAGACAGAAACTGAACGCACCACACTGCTGGCTGCTTCAGCAGCTATAACATCAGACTCCATTTCAACTTCTATCTCAATCATTGAGGAAATCTGTCAAAAAAGATACCACTTAGTAACCATGCCCTTCCGGGAGTAGGATTCTTAACACAGTGATATGTCTTATACATACCCTTGCATAGCTTTCTATTAGTTCAATCCGTTGCTTAAGGGAATTTTCCAAGCCTTCTCGCACCTTTTTTATCCTACTTCTACGTGCACTGGagacaataatataaaattgagttTGGAGGACATTGAGAAAgatggaaaaatgaaaattccaaatatttttacaaCCTTAATAAGTCAATTGAAAATGAGCATTGGCAATAGTTCATTGAATTAAGAAAGGACCAGTCATAGTGTTTAGTAGGATTCACCGGTAAGAAGGTTCTCCAACGGcaaaaattttattctctAATTGGCACATCCGAGCCAACATCCATACCTACAGAGAGGACAGAAATTCAAGTGAATTTCAATAACCAGATCTATAATGCtataataacaaaatgaaaagaacatgATTTCAGTTATTTGATGATAACCAATCTTTGTATCACTGATGAGTGCGTAAGTGAAGACCCAGGCTACAGATTAGAGAACAATACTGGTAATAACTTCCAATGTTTTTCTTCAGTAATAAAAGATTAGTATAAGCGCGACAAATTGTTAACCTCATGTATTCAATTTAGCTAACCATATAATATGTAGTTAATGTTGAGAtatgaattaataattaaatttacttCATGATGCCATGACCAAGACGATGTGAGTGCATACCTCCTTTTCAGCAGCTAGTTTTAAATCCCTGATACGAGACTGAAGCACATTATATTGAGATAAAAGCTGCTGTTTGATGGCAATGATATCAACTGATCGTTGAGGAAGCTGACAGTCAGAAACATATGAATTAGTTCTAATCAAGCATTCGAGGAGaaaagttaataataatattagagaagaaaaatatgggCACTATATGGGTGTAATAACtaaatactattttataaTCAGATATTCATTAGGTATTTGAGCAAGGTACCCAATTTTTGGTTCACGAGGGCATAACTTGTTAATGGCAGCGGAATTTGTACAAATTTTTAGGcaatatttaaaagaagaaaattgagtAGGAAAATAAACAATACAAAGTCTAAAATAATGGAATCTTTTTTAAGCATTCCATCAAGAAAAACAGGCTTTTTTTggttaaagaaaagaagatcaattttgaaaacaagaaatttggGTACAAAAGGCAGAGTACTGTTACGTTTGGAGTgcttttcaatttctcaatgGAAACTGTGTTTCAGCATTATACGTACATGCTCGAAATTTTCATGTTCAACTGTTAGgcattcttattcttaaagattttgaaaaatgttcaGAGAATTTAAAGTGCACTCCAAAAAGTATTTAGCATGAAGCTTTGCTAAAAGTGGGATGCaggaataaatttttttaaactcatCTCAAGTCATTTTCAGCAGTTGACAACATTCAAATGATAATTTAATGCGTCTATCGATACCACAagccaaaatttaaaaatacacaCGTACAAAGACATGGCATCAGTGACAACAACCTTATGCAAAAAGTAATGTGCGTGtgtaaatattgaaatataaaatgagGTTTAAACATAGGTGTAGCAATACAGAAAATAGTGATTAAAGAAATCTGTACCCGATTGAATTGAggcaaaataaatgaattcaaagtAGCTCCTGCAGCTAGAGAAGCAAATCCAGCAACTAAAAGCAACCGAGGCAAGCTGGGGTCAAGAACTCCAGAGGCAGCATCTCCAGCGACAGATAAAAGTATGAGTGGAAAGAGGGCTGACGGTTTAAGTAAGAATGAGGTTTCCTTTGCTGGCACTCTTAGCAATAGTGATTCTCGGCCATCTGAATGATTTGTCAAGCACATAGGCTCACCAGAGTACAAATTTGGATCCTTTGGACTAAATTTAATTGGACCAACTTCTCTGTATACATTTGATGGAGCTGCAGCAGCAATTGTCACCCTTTCTCCTTCTCGTGCTGGAAGATCTGCTGTTTCAGTGGCAAACTTCTGGGTTCGTGCTACTCCAGAAGGAGTTTGTACCTACAGAGAATgacaaaggaaaaaattagTAACAGGAACACGAGAACAGAGAGAATTATATGTTAATTGCCTCAAAAACTTTGGATAATCAAGGCAgggaaataataatatccAGATTACTTAGAAACTTTCATCAGAACCAGCAAGCTAGCAAACTAATTAGGTGACTAACAGGAGTAACACTTATTCCTGAGATGAATAGCATATTTTCCTATATACCAGTCAGTAAAAACTCCTACCTTACGTGGTTTATTTTTAGTAGTTCAAAGACATTAATGAGACCTACTGATCTATGTATATGCTTTAAAAATAGACCCTACAAATAAACCATGATGTGCCAAGTTTTCATgagagagatgaaaaattAGTTACTCAACCACCTAGATATGATAGtgggagaagagaacaaaatgaCGTTTCTATGATAAGTACACAACTCTGCGCGGTTGAATACTTTTAAGGCCGCACAATTAACTATTAGTGAAACGTACGATGGATGAATTACTCAACAGACACAAAAGGTAGTGGAAAGGGGGAGAAATTATTGcaaatttggaataaaattagaaatataataatcatGCATCTACTCATCTCGCTGATGCTGACCAGATCAAATGAGCAAATATTTGTAGATGATAACAAAAGCATGGAAACGAACCAGACAGTTCAAAGTCAAACTGAGTTATGCATACCACAATGGAGTGCACAGCAGCAGGGAGTTTTTGCTTCATTACATTCAAGAACCGGAGTGCTTTTTCCCATGCTGGAGTATCCATGCTGCGTTCGGTAGGAGGAGATCCTTAGAAAAAGTGAATATTCCAGGATCAACATCTAATGCAAATTTGTTTTGTCATTAATATACAATTAAGTAATAAGGTTTGcaataattgaatattatcCTGAACCATAAGTGCATAGTGTTCAGGGTAGTGGGCAATGGAAGTGTGATATTAAAAGACATTTCAGAACTTGAACCTATAGCCTTTTTCGTTCATAAGAATCCAAAGCTTGTTGAAagcacaaaacaaaagaaaagggctTAAAGTACTAgcaaactaaataaataaagtttgtgATATGCAAGTAAACGTACCTAATTTCTTCTGACTCAATACTAACTATATTTCCTGAAATAAGTTCATATTGGTAGCGGCACTTTGCACAGGATACAATctgcaaaaaaagaaaaaaaaaaaaatcattgtcAAAGGTAGGAGGTTGCAGAGGGACACGTGtagttcataaaaaaaaaaaattgggagaTAAGAATATTTGCATTTCTCAGGGATAAAACATTCAAGCTACTAAACCACATATCTCAGAGATAAAGCATCAGCATTTGTTCAAAAATAAACCAGGAGCACTGAACATATGCTTAATTAGGTGCACAACATCAAAGTCATGGAAACTATAGTGGCTTTGTGGTATGTCCACTGGCAAAGGCCACAAGACAAAATCTACAGTACTTCATAGTGCCACGAATGGAAGGGAGAATTCTGAAGTAGGAACAAATTAATAGAAATTTGTAATACAGAAGGCAAATAATTGCCCAAAtcatgaaaataaacaaaggagATGTTCTATTTTATATCCATCCTATCTTTTCACGGCGTGAATGTCCTATATCATGACAGACATTGGACGAGCATGTGTTGTTATGatgtagaaaataattaataatcaaaCTAAAAGACTATAATATGATTTAATCTAGTAGTTATTGTCATTGAAACAGCTAATGCAGTATAGTCACGCTCTATCTAATCCTAGTTTTCCCAGGGAACTTGAAGAGATTTTCATCAAACATTAATTCTAGAGACACTCCGTGATAGAATGCAATCAACAAAAGCAGCCGTGTCCTTCCATACCTGAATACCGTGCTGGGGTTGTGCAACCGCTACTGCTACCATACAACTGGGACACTGCACTACCTTTCCAAATGGGACCTTCAAACATTTTACAGCTATTCAGGAAGCCTGTCTTACCATTTTTTATGTTCATCACAATGCAGTAGCAAACAACTGCGTAAATGTCTGCCTATGAAGAACACATACATATCTGAACAAAGATTAGTTTCTCACCTCCTCAGCAGGTGATACACCAACTCGGCAAATAATCTCGATAATCCTAAGAGCATCAGAGACCCTCAAGGATGCTGCAAGACCTTGAATCAGCAATGTATATACATGGACATCTGGCCTTGCCCATTTCCATCTCTCAACAGAGGAAACATTGTCATTAACACCCTCCCATGCTGTAACTATTTACAATGGCAATGGATTAGCAAATTAGCAGATATATTACCGTCGGGCAttgaaaattaatgtaaaGAAATTTCAGTGAATGCCGCCCCAAACTTAGCAACTATACATGCCTACAACACTAAGAACCCTGCTAGGCTCCTCTTCTTCCTAATCTCAATCAAAGCACGTAATCAATCTTATTCAGTGATTATCCTAATTGCATACTCTTCCTGCTTAGTGCCCTTAAAGTAACGAGGACACGATATCAGCTTGATCTGTAGTATAGACGAAGACACTGAAACAAAGTAGCGTCAAACGACATGAAGAAATCATTGAAGCATTGTAAAAGACACCAAATCAGGGACGAATCCCAGCGGCCAAAGTTAAACGTCTTTCTTAACTACTCACTAATTTAAAGAAACCAATCCATATACTTAGTCACATACTTTGCAGCATTAgctttaattattaaacagATGGAACTTCGAATACACAAACATAAAAACGAACAAGTCACAGGCACACACCTTCATAGAAACTGGAGCGCATTGCGTAGAACACGGACAGAGCAAGCTCCGAATTGTTACGCTTCAGTGCAGCCGCAATAATCAAACGACAGTCCGGAACAGACACAGTACCTCCACTTCTCCCTGACTTATCGGCGATCAACCGCAGCACTTCATCGGCATCCTTAGCACCCGAAACAACACCAATCAGCTCGTCGTCGAGTAACTCCGAAACAGGATTCTCAAAAGCTGCGGCGCCATCGATGTTGCTGGCATTTAAAGAAGCTCTAACTCGTGTCGACTTGGAGCATAGAAGGAGAGGCATGAGGACGCTAGTGCCATTGCTTGCAGAGGCGAGTGGTTCGATGAGTTTTGGAGGAGGAGGGAGGCGAGTGATAGTGAGCCATGGTGAACTCAAGTGCAGAATCATTGTACAGTGGAGCTTTGGATTGAAACGAGGGAAAATGGCATAGAATTCGTCGAatgctttctctctcctctgtgctttttttctctctctagagtGGGGATTTTGGCGGATAAAGGATGAGGAATGAGAGGTCGTGATGACGAGGTTGGGCAATGGCTGCATGTGGGCGGGTCATCGGAAGACAGAATGGAACCTTACTTAGATCATAGCcgtccaaaattaaaaaataaaggaaaaaatggaGGTGCGGGGAATCGAACCCCgtgcctctcgcatgcgaagcgagcgctctaccatatgagctacacccccaTTTGTTGAtacaaagaatttaaaataagatttatcaaaatatttaaatctacTCCACATGATCAAAGCAAATAAAAGTTCCAACGAAGTGCATTTTTCAGCTATTAGTTCACAacagataaaaatatatgccAAGGATTATTAATATAACCATTTTAAAGAACATCCATTTTCAACAATGCCAAAACTGCTAGGTGTGGCTTTGAAGATTACCATAGAAATCTATGTTAGTTTCCTTTATTTGTTGAATGCTGACAATAAAAGAGGTTAAAACTGTTACTCTCGGATGATATATGTTAACAACAACGTAAACCATCACATCTGAGTTGATCAACGACAATCTTTGGTAAGGAGTCAGGTAGTACCTTATGACTGGTCCAAACGTCTAACCAAAGTATCTCTACGCTAATCAGTATTTGGAGGACTAAAAAATGTAGTACGCAATtaagattttctttaatagagaaaattggaaaattagACCATAAGAACAGAAACAgtaagttaaaataaaaagaaaactttacATGAACGGCAGATACAACTTTTATAGCATTTGATCATAATGAAGCTAAAAATGCTAAAAATGCTAAAAACGCTAGAAACGCTAAAAACAGCAAGCCAAAGgtttgggtaaaaaaaaaatgacaagaCACAACTAGATTCCTTTCTTTTGATGGTATCAGCTATCGGCCGAGGACAAGCAAGCAACATCTACATTTCCCATACAAATACTCCATTTATTACACGATGTTGGCGTGTTGGCGTGTTGGCGTGTGGGCGTGTTCTTCAGTTACCAAAACGGCCTCTTTGCCATGGAGGTATTTGCTGGCGACCACCATTCCGTTGTTGTGCGGCGCCATTCTGTCGCTGTGACAACACCCTCAGCCTCTGTTCCTTCATGTTGGCAAACAGTGAGTCCAGAGTTTGTGGTCTCTGTCTCTGCGTAGCATTTGTTTGTGGTCTCTGTCTCAGCGTGGCATTGGTTTGTGGCTGGGCCGGTGCAGCTACCTGGAGAAGGGAAGAAGGGGGAATAAATGAGATTAAACTACTGCGATCCAAACTTGCATTCATCATCTCATTTGATGGAGTAACTTCACTACTTCAGACCAAACTCAGTTACAAACACAGTACCTTGGGAACAAAGGTTCGATTATTAAAAGGCTTTCTTGGAACCGGTGGAGCATCAACCCTGCAccaaatattattgaaatgattgatgaacaaaagaaataacattTATAAGTAGACCCGCTaggtaaaaaaattactatcCAAATTAAACTTCCACAAACGCCAGATATTTTCAACACTCCTTGAGCGGCAAGATGCAGATAGATCAGAGAATCTTACCTCGATGAGCAAATTCAAATGCATCaacagaaataaaaaacaaaccagATCATGAGAATGCAGTCATCAAAAAAAGAGAATCAGCTCAAAATGTGTTGCGCTTGCCAATCCAAAAAAAGCACTGTCCAGTTATAATACAAAACCAGAACCTCAAATCAATCACCGCACGCTTGGCTTGCTTTAATGGACAATGAAAGCTCCAAACTAGTATTATCAATGAACAGATAAACTGCTCCGCAGGAAGACTCCTGTCCGGAACTTGAACNACAAAACCAGAACCTCAAATCAATCACCGCACGCTTGGCTTGCTTTAATGGACAATGAAATCTCCAAACTAGTATTATCAATGAACGGATAAACTGCTCCGCAGGAAGACTCCTGTCCGGAACTTGAACCAGAAAATGAAGGCTTCAACCAGGATATGATTTAAAAGCGGCAGTAGCATGAATTTCTGCAGTACTAGTGTATTCCACGTGGATAAACCCGAAGTCTACACATAATACCTCATAGAAGAAGCCATAAAGCCATTGTTCAACACATTTTAACTAACCGTACTTAATTTCTTCAGCACTTTTGTTATTCATAGAATTATGCAACGACAAATAACCAGAAGTACAGAGTTCTTGATTTACTTGCAACAATTTCAATTCCATCCCCAAGTATCTACTAAAGATGATGAGATGTCATATTCCTCAGGTCAGGCTGACTACAGGGATAAAGAAGCATTTTTTCATAAGTGGAAAACTTTCCATAGTCAAGGGTTTCCTCATTTGCAGTTTTACTGTTACTCAATAAGTAGAATTACTGAGAGACTCGTCAAGACATGGTAGTTGGAAGGCTGACAAATGTACCCAGGATGTAACAGCAAACGAAAAGAGAACACCAAGTGGAATCAACAAAACTAGCAGACGGAACACTAAACATAGAAAGATGTGCAAGTTCTGACATCACAACAACCCCTAGGGTTCTTTGCATCCCTTATTGCATGCAAGCAAACAAAGTATGACTGTCATCCACCAGGAATGAAAGTTCACAACAGCAAACTTTGAACACGATGAACAAGAGACAATTGTGGAATAATCATTAAAGGGAATGTGCCACAATCTCAGTCAACTCCTGCTCTAAAAACATCACATCTTGCAAACAGCTTCCACATCAATGCAACAAAAGGGAATCTGGACGAGGCTGCTATAATATTGTAGATTGTCTAAGAAGACTTGAGAAACCCAAGACAATAAGCACATTCAATAAGGAGCTAAAACTCAAAACTATACACACTCATCCAATGAACACAAGCCCTTTTCACCAAACCACATTTTTCCAGATGGTCGCAgcaatcaaattcaatcaaaagttcaaattatCTTTGTCCCAGCAACTGAAACTCCCACCAAGCACTTACTTGTCAGACAACCAAAAGATAACTCAATGCATTCCAGAACCAAACTTAAGAAGATAAAGCAGAATCAATTCCCAGGTAGAATGGAAGAAACGAAATAATTGGAAATACACCCACTCCAGTTCAACTGAAACTTATCATCCAAGCTTATCCAACCAACATATTATGTTTCTAActtcatatttaaaacttGATGGACACTGTAGAAATCATCAATTGTGTATAAACGTGATTTACCTGTCATAGCATCAAATAACAAAGTAAACAAACCAgccatcaaattaaaactgCCTCTGTAataaatttcttctttaaaacTATCATATAGTTTCGGTATGTTGCCAAGGTAGCTGAAGTAAAACATATAATCATAATTCACAATGAGAGCTTTCCGTAGGCTAAAAATGTATAGTTCGATATACCTTGTCTTATTCCAGTTGGGTGCCCTACGATAAAAAGCTCTAGGGCGAGTTGGAGCAACTACAGCCCTTCTTGCAACCTCAGTTGTCAAAGCAAACTGATTCCCTTGAAAATTTGACCTTCTTTTGGCCAAAGCCCCctaaatacaaaatgaaaaatcggAACTcaacatacaaaaaaaaaNGGTCTATCTTGAGTAGCATTATTTGGAAATTTCTGCATTTTGTTCTGCAAATGGAAAGATAAATCACTACACATATAATAAAAGGAAGACTTCCACTTTCAACAATAAACTGCTCAGGTTAAAGGCAagctaaaaataaaagattcttACCGAAaaccttctttccttcctggCTTTATTTGCAGTATTTTTGGACATTTTGATAATATCGTCTaattcaacaacaaaaaaaatgtagaaacagaataatcaataaattttcaagaggCCCATAAATTCTCAAGTACTGAAAGATATTCCGAAGCCCAACCTAAAGCCATGTCCATCTTCTTCTCAGTTACGGCAATAGCCTCAGTAGTAAGTGGTTTAGCCGCCATCTAACATgagattcaaaataaaaagttagtgcggaactaaaagaaaagtaacagtttggaaaaaaaaaaacgcaagTAGATCAATAGGTGCAAATCCTCGAGAGCAGAAACAATTGGCAAGCAAGGTGGCTCAGAAAAATAGATAGGTTTAAAGCGAACGAAATAATACGGTTCGTTGACACAGTATCCTCAAAGAATTAAGAAATAGAATTCTATTGCGTAAACTGAACAGATGGCCTCAGACAACTCTTAGAGCCCATCCATGTCCTCACATCAGTCGCAGAAGTAAAAGTTGTCAACAGTTACAATATGCTTCCAAGGTCTCATTAAAAACCGAAGAAACACCGGAAGAAAACTCATCCGAATACAGACCTTCAATAATACAATCCCAACAGAACCAAGAAATCTCCCTTCGCACTCAAccttaaatcaaataaaaaggcATACCCGAAGGTACAATAATCTACTACGCCTCCCACAAGACATCAAATAACATCAATACAAAAGAATCACGAAATCGGATACAACTTCTAGGGTTTTCATCGTAAAGTAAACCTCGTAGATCCAAACGGAGAAGAGAGAACGAACCTCTTGACGATAAGATAATTCGTCGCTCGAAAAAGGATCGCAGAAAAACCAGTGAAGATTTAGGACAGAAAACTCCCAAAGAACCTAAACGAACACAATGAAAACTGCCTGAGCTTCGCGGGAGAGTCAATTCCTTGCCGCCGAAGGAAGAGGAGACTTGGTAGAAAAATAGGGCAAGGGaggtattatatatataggagAAAGCAACGACGTCGTTCCCCTATAAACCTCACGTAATAAGGAAACTTCACGTAATAAGGAAAGTTTTGGTGATGTATGTgaaagtttattaaatttgcactgttttaaaatatttctactAATATTGGTTtatatttaatctaataatttcattagtgaaaataaattattttccttaattaaaatatatgaaagttctagttttataaaattaatggttGAAATTggcattaatgaaaattatttttaatatattttaattttttttattaaaattagttagtgaatttaacaaaattaaatatttgataacaaTTATTATGTATACAATTTAAAGATATCGAAAATTTAAGACTAAAATTTATACAAATGAATTGTATATGTAGGTACGTTTAGTATgtaaatttctcaaattttaatatagtaTGCTTGTTGTATGgtatttgtataattattttctaattttatattttatttttaaatcaactTGATTTATAATGGTTTATAAGTAATATCTTTGTTATTGAATTGGAGTAGAGTTAGGGATGTACATTCTCAACTCAGACAACTCGGACCAACCCAAAACTATTGAGTTGGATTTGATTAGCGTTTCGAGTAGGGTTTGgttcattcattttttctcaacCTCaagtttagtttctttttatatatattttttaaaaatattctaatatttcattagttttttattattttatatatatatatatatattctaatatttcatactattttttttaaatattaggctacatatagttattttttcttttaatattattttgttattttattatttttaatttctttagtttttttatatttttttataatttatttatttaatttcttttttatatataaatatatattaaaatattctaatatatcatactatttttaaaaaacatattagaaaaattagaataagccacacctaattaatttttctaatagtTAGGACGTTACGTATAAACAagcatatttcaattaaaatatttatatatatatatttattatttttgttatacaCAAATAtttcatactatttttaaaccatattaaaaaatttagaataagccacatataattaatttttctaataattagGACTCTAAGGTACATATAAATAAGTAtgtttcaattaaaatatttatatatatatatatatatatatatatatattttttatttatttattattatatacaaTATGTTTatacttattatttttattgtttatttaatttcatgatcttGTTGTTATTTAgttgttttagttttatgacaatgttgaactatgttaataattcaataattatacattggtttgtgtttgtttgtgaacttttaatatattttaggtaAGATTGtatatgaataattataaattgtgaataaataaacataaacaaaatttgacaacCCAACTCTAAAATAgaggattgggttgggttgggttgtgaaaagtttcgggttgggttatcaatccaaccaacccaaacttttgggttgggtcaaaaaaatccctatatatatatatagatatattttttttttcttttttttacaaaaaaaaatattctaatatttcatatttttaaaacatattagaaaatttagaatagCTTTAGACTCTCAGGTttcaattaaaacatttttatatatttttttatttttgttatatacaaTATGTTTatacttattatttttattgtttatttaatttcatgatcttGTTGTTATTTAgttgttttagttttatgacaatgttgaactatgttaataattcaataattatacattggtttgtgtttgtttgtgaacttttaatatattttaggtaAGATTGtatatgaataattataaattgtgaataaataaaactaaacaaaatttgacaacccaacccgaaaatagaggattgggttgggttgggttgtgaaaagtttcgggttgggttatcaatccaaccaacccaaacttttgggttgggtcaaaaa
Encoded here:
- the LOC111809863 gene encoding uncharacterized protein LOC111809863 isoform X2; amino-acid sequence: MQPLPNLVITTSHSSSFIRQNPHSRERKKAQRREKAFDEFYAIFPRFNPKLHCTMILHLSSPWLTITRLPPPPKLIEPLASASNGTSVLMPLLLCSKSTRVRASLNASNIDGAAAFENPVSELLDDELIGVVSGAKDADEVLRLIADKSGRSGGTVSVPDCRLIIAAALKRNNSELALSVFYAMRSSFYEAWEGVNDNVSSVERWKWARPDVHVYTLLIQGLAASLRVSDALRIIEIICRVGVSPAEEVPFGKVVQCPSCMVAVAVAQPQHGIQIVSCAKCRYQYELISGNIVSIESEEISMDTPAWEKALRFLNVMKQKLPAAVHSIVVQTPSGVARTQKFATETADLPAREGERVTIAAAAPSNVYREVGPIKFSPKDPNLYSGEPMCLTNHSDGRESLLLRVPAKETSFLLKPSALFPLILLSVAGDAASGVLDPSLPRLLLVAGFASLAAGATLNSFILPQFNRLPQRSVDIIAIKQQLLSQYNVLQSRIRDLKLAAEKEVWMLARMCQLENKIFAVGEPSYRARRSRIKKVREGLENSLKQRIELIESYARISSMIEIEVEMESDVIAAEAASSVERVSEQIEQIMVLENLEERWRLQAEANDEAERLFNQSMPTEEV
- the LOC111809863 gene encoding uncharacterized protein LOC111809863 isoform X1 codes for the protein MQPLPNLVITTSHSSSFIRQNPHSRERKKAQRREKAFDEFYAIFPRFNPKLHCTMILHLSSPWLTITRLPPPPKLIEPLASASNGTSVLMPLLLCSKSTRVRASLNASNIDGAAAFENPVSELLDDELIGVVSGAKDADEVLRLIADKSGRSGGTVSVPDCRLIIAAALKRNNSELALSVFYAMRSSFYEVTAWEGVNDNVSSVERWKWARPDVHVYTLLIQGLAASLRVSDALRIIEIICRVGVSPAEEVPFGKVVQCPSCMVAVAVAQPQHGIQIVSCAKCRYQYELISGNIVSIESEEISMDTPAWEKALRFLNVMKQKLPAAVHSIVVQTPSGVARTQKFATETADLPAREGERVTIAAAAPSNVYREVGPIKFSPKDPNLYSGEPMCLTNHSDGRESLLLRVPAKETSFLLKPSALFPLILLSVAGDAASGVLDPSLPRLLLVAGFASLAAGATLNSFILPQFNRLPQRSVDIIAIKQQLLSQYNVLQSRIRDLKLAAEKEVWMLARMCQLENKIFAVGEPSYRARRSRIKKVREGLENSLKQRIELIESYARISSMIEIEVEMESDVIAAEAASSVERVSEQIEQIMVLENLEERWRLQAEANDEAERLFNQSMPTEEV
- the LOC111810397 gene encoding uncharacterized protein LOC111810397 produces the protein MAAKPLTTEAIAVTEKKMDMALDDIIKMSKNTANKARKERRFSNKMQKFPNNATQDRPFFFGALAKRRSNFQGNQFALTTEVARRAVVAPTRPRAFYRRAPNWNKTRVDAPPVPRKPFNNRTFVPKVAAPAQPQTNATLRQRPQTNATQRQRPQTLDSLFANMKEQRLRVLSQRQNGAAQQRNGGRQQIPPWQRGRFGN